A genomic segment from Arcobacter acticola encodes:
- the purF gene encoding amidophosphoribosyltransferase has translation MCAIVGIYGNDNAARLASIALFAMQHRGQEATGISSSCNGKIHTIKNRGLVSEVFNEAALKILVGNMAIGHNRYSTAGGDSILDAQPVFAKYKLGEISIVHNGNLINKDEVRQDLIDKGAIFQTGMDTENLIHLIAKNTKDRLRDRIKEALGRTIGAYCFIVQSRSKQFVIRDRYGIRPLSLGKLKSGGYIVASETCAFDLVDADFIRDVNPGEMLIFSEDYDEPESIQLFESQYRPCAFEYVYFARPDSVIDGKNVYRTRENMGRALAKNDANQSIKADMVIPVPDSGVPAALGYAAESGIPFEYGIIRNHYIGRTFIEPTQEMRDLKVKMKLSPMRSLIAGKSLLVIDDSIVRGTTSKRIVKILKEAGAKEVHFRVASPEIKFPCYYGIDTPHKEELISNNMTKEEVCKYIEADSLEYLSVDDLVNAIGNDRKYALESFDGDYFVKE, from the coding sequence ATGTGCGCAATAGTTGGAATTTATGGTAATGATAATGCTGCAAGGTTAGCTTCAATCGCTTTATTTGCAATGCAACACAGAGGTCAAGAAGCTACAGGTATATCATCATCATGTAATGGTAAAATTCATACAATCAAAAATAGAGGTTTAGTTTCTGAAGTTTTTAACGAAGCTGCTTTAAAAATATTAGTTGGAAATATGGCAATTGGTCACAATAGATATTCAACTGCAGGTGGAGACTCTATTTTAGATGCTCAACCTGTATTTGCTAAGTATAAACTTGGTGAAATATCAATTGTGCATAATGGAAATTTAATTAATAAAGATGAAGTTAGACAAGATTTGATTGATAAAGGTGCGATTTTCCAAACGGGAATGGATACAGAAAATTTAATTCATCTAATTGCAAAAAATACAAAAGATAGATTAAGAGATAGAATTAAAGAAGCACTAGGAAGAACTATTGGTGCATACTGTTTTATTGTTCAAAGTAGATCAAAACAATTCGTTATAAGAGACAGATATGGTATTAGACCATTATCTTTAGGAAAATTAAAAAGTGGTGGATATATAGTTGCAAGTGAAACTTGTGCTTTTGATTTAGTGGATGCTGATTTTATTAGAGATGTAAATCCAGGGGAGATGTTAATTTTTAGTGAAGATTATGATGAGCCAGAATCAATTCAATTATTTGAATCTCAATATAGACCATGTGCTTTTGAATATGTATATTTTGCTCGTCCAGATTCTGTAATAGATGGTAAAAATGTATATAGAACAAGAGAAAATATGGGAAGAGCATTGGCTAAAAATGATGCAAATCAAAGTATTAAAGCTGATATGGTAATTCCAGTTCCTGACTCAGGTGTTCCAGCGGCTCTTGGATATGCAGCTGAAAGTGGAATTCCTTTTGAATATGGGATTATTAGAAATCACTATATTGGTAGAACATTTATTGAACCAACGCAAGAAATGAGAGATTTAAAAGTAAAAATGAAATTAAGTCCTATGCGATCATTAATTGCGGGTAAATCTTTACTTGTAATAGATGATTCAATTGTAAGAGGTACAACCTCTAAAAGAATCGTTAAGATCTTAAAAGAAGCAGGAGCTAAAGAAGTACATTTTAGAGTTGCGAGTCCTGAAATCAAATTCCCTTGTTATTATGGTATTGATACACCACATAAAGAGGAATTAATCTCAAATAATATGACTAAAGAAGAAGTTTGCAAATATATAGAAGCAGACTCTTTAGAGTATTTATCAGTAGATGATTTAGTTAATGCAATAGGAAATGATAGAAAATATGCACTTGAAAGTTTTGACGGAGATTATTTCGTAAAAGAGTAG
- the alaS gene encoding alanine--tRNA ligase yields the protein MDIRKEYLEFFKSKGHDVISSMPLVPDDPSLMFTNAGMVQFKDIFTGAVPKPANPTATSCQLCIRAGGKHNDLENVGYTARHHTLFEMLGNFSFGDYFKEDAIAYAWEFITVNLALPVDKLWVTVHDSDDEAFNIWTKYIDSSRIIRFGDKDNFWSMGDTGACGPCSEIFYDQGDEHFNTPEDKMGGDGDRFLEIWNLVFMQYERTADGKLNPLPKPSIDTGMGLERVIAIKEGVLNNFDSSNFKPIIEKIEELASKKADKSSIGSYRVIADHLRATSFMLSQGILFGNEGRPYVLRRILRRAVRHGYLLGFRKPFMGKLLDTLISILGGHYTELIENRNFIKEQLTLEEDRFFKTIDLGMSLFNEELANTKEVFSGEIAFKLYDTYGFPLDLTEDMLKDKGLKVDLGKFDELMSAQKAMAKAAWKGSGDASNEGDFKQLIEKYGINEFVGYDNVTYKSKILALLDENFKEVKTLEKGSTGWVMLDKTPFYATSGGQNGDIGALEDNKHIAIIEDTSKFHGLNLSKVKIEHSNINQGERVEAVVVNRYEVAKHHSVTHLLQSALKMVLGETVSQAGSLNDASRLRFDFTYPKAMTTEQIDEVEDLVNSMIARGIAGNVEELPIEQAKGKGAIAMFGEKYGDMVRVVSFSDVSVEFCGGTHVKNTADIGSFYIVKESGVSAGVRRIEAVCGAAAIAYTKEIINSMNEIKSEIKNNDVITGIKKLKDQIKDLKKELEAAVSQTSAPISEEVIGDTKVVVAIVENGDLKKIVDDMKNSNEKLAILLLQAKDDKVLIVAGSKNTNIKAGDWIKNIAPIVGGGGGGRPDFAQAGGKDVTKVEDARIAALAYAKENL from the coding sequence ATGGATATCAGAAAAGAATATTTAGAGTTTTTTAAAAGTAAAGGTCATGATGTAATCTCATCAATGCCACTAGTTCCAGATGATCCTAGCTTAATGTTTACAAATGCAGGAATGGTTCAATTTAAAGATATATTTACAGGTGCAGTACCAAAACCTGCAAATCCAACTGCAACTTCTTGTCAGCTTTGTATAAGAGCTGGTGGAAAGCACAATGACTTAGAGAATGTTGGCTACACAGCAAGACATCATACTTTATTTGAGATGTTGGGGAATTTTTCTTTTGGTGATTATTTCAAAGAAGACGCAATTGCTTATGCATGGGAATTTATAACTGTTAATTTAGCACTTCCAGTTGATAAACTATGGGTTACAGTTCATGATAGCGATGATGAAGCTTTTAATATCTGGACAAAATATATTGATTCTTCAAGAATCATAAGATTTGGAGACAAAGACAATTTCTGGTCAATGGGTGATACAGGAGCTTGTGGTCCTTGTAGTGAAATTTTTTATGATCAAGGTGATGAGCATTTTAATACACCTGAAGATAAAATGGGTGGAGATGGTGATAGATTCTTAGAAATCTGGAATTTAGTTTTTATGCAATATGAAAGAACAGCAGATGGAAAATTAAACCCATTACCAAAACCATCAATTGACACAGGAATGGGACTTGAAAGAGTTATTGCTATTAAAGAAGGTGTTTTAAATAACTTTGATTCATCTAACTTCAAACCTATTATTGAAAAAATTGAAGAACTAGCTTCTAAAAAAGCTGATAAAAGTTCAATTGGTTCATATAGAGTAATTGCAGATCATTTAAGAGCTACATCATTTATGTTATCTCAAGGTATTTTATTTGGAAATGAAGGAAGGCCTTACGTATTAAGAAGAATTCTAAGACGTGCTGTTAGACACGGTTACTTATTAGGATTTAGAAAACCATTTATGGGAAAACTTCTTGATACACTAATTTCTATTTTAGGTGGACACTATACTGAATTAATAGAAAATAGAAATTTTATAAAAGAGCAATTAACATTAGAAGAAGATAGATTCTTCAAAACTATTGATTTAGGAATGTCTTTATTTAATGAAGAATTAGCAAATACTAAAGAAGTTTTCTCAGGAGAAATTGCATTTAAATTGTATGATACTTATGGATTCCCATTAGACTTAACAGAAGATATGTTAAAAGATAAAGGACTAAAAGTAGATTTAGGTAAATTTGATGAACTTATGAGTGCACAAAAAGCAATGGCAAAAGCTGCATGGAAAGGTAGTGGAGACGCTTCAAATGAAGGTGATTTTAAACAATTAATTGAAAAATATGGAATCAATGAATTTGTAGGTTATGATAACGTTACATATAAATCAAAAATTCTTGCACTTTTAGATGAAAACTTTAAAGAAGTTAAAACTTTAGAAAAAGGTTCAACTGGTTGGGTAATGCTAGATAAAACTCCATTTTATGCTACAAGTGGTGGGCAAAATGGTGATATTGGTGCATTAGAAGACAATAAGCATATTGCAATTATTGAAGATACATCAAAATTCCATGGTTTAAATCTTTCAAAAGTTAAAATTGAGCACTCAAATATAAACCAAGGTGAAAGAGTTGAAGCTGTTGTTGTAAATAGATATGAAGTTGCAAAACATCATAGTGTTACGCACCTTTTACAAAGTGCATTAAAAATGGTTTTAGGTGAAACTGTATCACAAGCTGGTTCATTAAATGATGCATCAAGATTAAGATTTGATTTTACATATCCAAAAGCTATGACAACTGAGCAAATTGATGAAGTTGAAGATTTAGTTAACTCAATGATTGCTCGAGGAATTGCTGGAAATGTTGAAGAATTACCAATTGAACAAGCAAAAGGCAAAGGTGCTATTGCTATGTTTGGTGAAAAATATGGAGACATGGTAAGAGTAGTTAGTTTCTCAGATGTTTCAGTTGAATTTTGTGGTGGAACTCATGTAAAAAACACTGCTGATATTGGAAGTTTTTATATTGTAAAAGAATCAGGCGTAAGTGCAGGAGTTAGAAGAATAGAAGCTGTTTGTGGGGCAGCTGCAATTGCTTATACAAAAGAGATTATTAATTCAATGAATGAAATTAAATCTGAAATTAAAAATAATGATGTTATTACTGGTATTAAAAAATTAAAAGATCAAATTAAAGATCTTAAAAAAGAACTAGAAGCGGCGGTTAGTCAAACAAGTGCTCCAATTAGTGAAGAAGTAATAGGTGATACAAAAGTTGTAGTAGCTATAGTTGAAAATGGTGATTTAAAGAAAATCGTTGATGATATGAAAAATTCAAATGAAAAACTAGCTATTTTATTACTTCAAGCTAAAGATGATAAAGTATTGATAGTTGCAGGAAGTAAAAACACAAATATCAAAGCAGGTGATTGGATTAAAAATATTGCTCCAATCGTTGGTGGAGGTGGAGGTGGAAGACCTGACTTCGCACAAGCTGGTGGAAAAGATGTAACAAAAGTTGAAGATGCAAGAATTGCTGCACTTGCATACGCTAAAGAAAATTTATAG
- the dapB gene encoding 4-hydroxy-tetrahydrodipicolinate reductase yields MINVGILGSTGRVGSLLIDDLANDEQARVAAVHVFDKLTRQVPDGTVVTNDMKVLLDSSDVVIDFSAPAATEALLTQVVENGEGKPLVIATTGFNKHQQNLLIEASKIVPILYATNMSLGVAVLNKLVALASKTLSDFDIEIVEQHHRHKVDSPSGTALTLAEHAANARDLDLDEVRISGRDGQIGARTKNEIAVMALRGGDIVGRHTVGLYNDGEFLELNHTATARNTFSKGAIKVAKWIIGKDPKLYSINDALGL; encoded by the coding sequence ATGATTAATGTAGGTATATTAGGTAGTACAGGAAGAGTTGGTTCTTTATTAATTGATGATTTAGCAAATGATGAACAAGCTAGAGTTGCAGCTGTTCATGTTTTTGATAAATTAACAAGACAAGTACCTGATGGCACTGTTGTAACAAATGATATGAAAGTATTACTAGATTCTAGTGATGTGGTTATTGACTTTTCTGCACCAGCTGCTACAGAAGCACTTCTTACACAAGTTGTTGAAAATGGTGAAGGTAAACCTTTAGTTATTGCAACAACTGGATTTAACAAGCATCAACAAAATTTATTAATTGAGGCTAGTAAAATTGTACCTATTTTATATGCTACTAATATGAGTTTAGGTGTTGCTGTTTTAAATAAACTAGTAGCACTTGCATCAAAAACATTGAGTGATTTTGACATAGAAATTGTTGAACAACACCATAGACATAAAGTAGACTCTCCATCAGGAACAGCATTAACACTTGCAGAACATGCAGCAAATGCTAGAGACTTAGATTTAGATGAAGTTAGAATTTCAGGACGTGATGGACAAATTGGTGCTAGAACTAAAAATGAAATTGCAGTTATGGCATTAAGAGGTGGAGATATTGTTGGTCGTCATACAGTTGGTCTATATAATGACGGTGAATTTTTAGAATTAAATCACACAGCAACAGCTAGAAATACTTTTTCAAAAGGTGCAATAAAAGTTGCTAAGTGGATTATTGGAAAAGATCCAAAATTATACTCAATCAATGACGCTTTAGGTCTATAA
- a CDS encoding TIGR01212 family radical SAM protein (This family includes YhcC from E. coli K-12, an uncharacterized radical SAM protein.) produces the protein MNELKDVLTIGRYLKNKFGEKIYKVPISISGFTCPNIDGTVAKGGCSFCENDSFSPNLQEKKTKFKLNPRINENPYLDNQLKQLEMQFNATKQRLQNKFGTKKFIVYFQSFTNTYAPIATLKALYEKALSFENVIGLSIGTRTDCVTDEILDYLVDLSKDKEIWIEFGIQSFYDETLVNINRGDTADNMRYWIKRSKEKGLNVCGHLIYGLPKETQEMMLETFRQTVELKVDSIKFHPLYVVKNTLLTNEFKKGRFTPISEELYIDTVVKSIKNLPENISIQRITAGINDSTLLSPDWCRDKHTQMKNIRLALEKEGFNY, from the coding sequence ATGAATGAATTAAAAGATGTATTAACAATTGGTCGATATTTAAAAAATAAGTTTGGTGAAAAAATTTACAAGGTTCCAATTTCAATATCAGGATTTACATGTCCAAATATTGATGGAACAGTAGCAAAAGGTGGATGTTCATTTTGTGAAAATGACTCATTTAGTCCTAATTTGCAAGAAAAGAAAACTAAGTTTAAATTAAATCCTAGAATAAATGAGAATCCCTATTTAGATAATCAATTAAAACAATTAGAAATGCAATTTAATGCAACTAAACAAAGATTACAAAATAAGTTTGGAACTAAAAAATTTATAGTATATTTTCAATCTTTTACCAATACTTATGCACCAATTGCCACATTAAAAGCTTTGTATGAAAAAGCACTTAGTTTTGAAAATGTAATTGGCCTTAGTATTGGAACAAGAACTGATTGTGTTACAGATGAAATACTTGATTATTTAGTTGATTTGTCAAAAGACAAAGAAATTTGGATAGAGTTTGGAATACAATCTTTTTATGATGAGACTCTTGTGAATATCAATCGTGGAGACACAGCTGATAATATGAGATACTGGATTAAAAGAAGTAAAGAAAAAGGTTTAAATGTTTGCGGTCATTTGATTTATGGCTTACCAAAAGAGACTCAAGAAATGATGCTTGAAACATTTAGACAAACAGTTGAATTAAAAGTAGATTCTATTAAATTTCATCCTTTGTATGTTGTAAAAAATACACTTTTAACAAATGAGTTTAAAAAGGGTAGATTTACACCTATAAGTGAAGAACTATATATAGATACAGTTGTTAAATCAATTAAAAACTTACCTGAAAATATTTCTATTCAAAGAATAACAGCAGGAATTAATGATAGTACATTATTATCACCTGATTGGTGTAGAGATAAACATACACAAATGAAAAATATTAGATTAGCTTTGGAAAAAGAGGGATTTAATTATTAG
- a CDS encoding NlpC/P60 family protein has protein sequence MHFKIFLTFIFSIIIFTGCSQKYEDQNVNYRNYNTQKSNLQKRYLNMLKNNNYVLNNRYIDFNTAQQIDFNTSLIEFYENWSGVKYEYGGNSRSGIDCSSFIQMAYKDNFNIALPRTTDSQANIGIEIDKSQLEMGDLVFFKTSSSSNHVGIYLENGKFMHASTSVGVTISYLDNIYFDKYYWKAQRIIY, from the coding sequence ATGCATTTTAAAATTTTTCTTACATTTATTTTTTCAATTATTATTTTTACTGGTTGTTCTCAAAAATATGAAGATCAAAATGTTAATTATAGAAATTACAACACTCAAAAAAGTAATCTTCAGAAAAGATATTTAAATATGCTAAAAAACAATAACTATGTTTTAAATAATAGATATATAGATTTTAATACAGCGCAACAAATAGATTTTAATACCTCACTAATAGAATTTTATGAAAATTGGTCTGGAGTAAAATATGAGTATGGAGGTAATTCTAGAAGTGGTATTGATTGTTCATCATTCATACAAATGGCTTATAAAGATAATTTCAATATAGCATTACCAAGAACAACAGATTCACAAGCAAATATTGGAATAGAAATAGACAAATCTCAACTTGAAATGGGTGACTTAGTTTTTTTTAAAACTAGTTCAAGTTCAAATCATGTGGGAATTTATCTAGAAAATGGTAAATTTATGCATGCCTCAACTAGTGTAGGAGTAACAATTTCTTATTTAGACAATATTTATTTTGATAAATATTATTGGAAAGCTCAAAGGATAATTTATTAA
- the trxB gene encoding thioredoxin-disulfide reductase, which yields MLDLAIIGGGPAGLTAGLYATRGGLKNVVMFEMGMPGGQITGSSEIENYPGQAEIVSGMDLMANWPEQCQRFGLKHEMNQITSITKNNDIFNITGVDGKTYEAKSVLMATGSVPRRAGFKGENEFFGRGISTCATCDGFFYKGKEVAVVGGGDSAIEEAVYLAKLCSKVYLVHRRDTYRAAPSTIEHMKHTKNIEEVTNVTVEEVFGDTSGVLGLRVKSKETGEIRELPTPGVFIFVGRDVLNAPLKQEDGSFLCDTNEAGEVIVDLKMRTSVKGLYAAGDIRIDASKQVVCAAGDGATAAVNIIEYLG from the coding sequence ATGTTAGACTTAGCGATTATTGGTGGAGGACCTGCTGGATTAACAGCTGGTTTATATGCTACTAGAGGTGGATTAAAAAATGTTGTAATGTTTGAAATGGGTATGCCTGGAGGTCAAATTACAGGTTCTTCAGAAATTGAAAACTATCCAGGTCAAGCTGAAATTGTATCAGGAATGGATTTAATGGCAAATTGGCCTGAGCAATGTCAAAGATTTGGTTTAAAACATGAAATGAATCAAATTACTTCAATTACAAAAAATAATGATATTTTTAATATTACAGGTGTTGATGGTAAAACATATGAAGCTAAATCTGTATTAATGGCAACAGGTTCAGTTCCTAGACGTGCTGGATTTAAAGGTGAAAATGAATTCTTCGGAAGAGGAATTTCTACTTGTGCAACTTGTGATGGTTTTTTCTATAAAGGAAAAGAAGTAGCTGTTGTTGGTGGTGGAGATTCTGCTATTGAAGAGGCTGTTTATTTAGCAAAACTTTGTTCGAAAGTTTATTTAGTTCATAGACGAGATACATATAGAGCAGCACCAAGTACAATAGAACATATGAAACATACAAAAAATATTGAAGAAGTTACAAATGTAACTGTTGAAGAAGTATTTGGAGATACAAGTGGAGTTCTTGGTTTAAGAGTTAAATCAAAAGAAACAGGTGAAATTAGAGAATTACCAACTCCTGGAGTTTTTATATTCGTAGGTAGAGATGTATTAAATGCACCATTAAAACAAGAAGATGGATCTTTTTTATGTGATACAAATGAAGCTGGTGAAGTTATTGTTGATTTAAAAATGAGAACATCAGTAAAAGGTCTTTATGCAGCTGGAGATATTAGAATTGATGCATCAAAACAAGTTGTTTGTGCAGCAGGTGATGGTGCAACAGCAGCTGTTAATATTATAGAATATTTAGGATAA
- a CDS encoding NlpC/P60 family protein: protein MNFKNLLIISMCIYLFTGCSYKSMEQSIDMTDNNTNSTFRSASLENTINQKDLKYNKYKTNSNIQAKNDTFQDNDYANSNTTIKQDLNTDLYDFYAKWEGVRYKLGGESMTGIDCSAFIQKAFEEKLALEMPRTTLLQAKVGKEVNKDELEVGDLVFFKTGRTKHVGIYMENGKFMHASTSNGVTISELNNSYFAKNYWKAQRIIN, encoded by the coding sequence ATGAATTTTAAAAATTTACTAATAATATCTATGTGTATTTACCTATTTACCGGATGTTCTTACAAAAGTATGGAACAGAGTATAGATATGACAGATAATAATACAAATTCTACTTTTAGAAGTGCTTCTTTAGAAAATACAATAAATCAAAAAGATTTAAAATATAATAAATACAAGACAAACTCAAACATTCAAGCTAAAAATGACACATTTCAAGATAATGATTACGCTAATAGTAATACAACAATTAAACAGGATTTAAATACTGATTTATATGATTTTTATGCAAAATGGGAAGGTGTAAGATATAAATTAGGAGGAGAGTCAATGACTGGTATTGATTGTTCTGCTTTTATTCAAAAAGCCTTTGAAGAAAAACTAGCTTTAGAAATGCCTAGAACCACTTTATTACAAGCGAAGGTTGGCAAAGAAGTAAATAAAGATGAACTTGAAGTTGGAGATTTAGTTTTTTTCAAAACAGGAAGAACTAAACATGTAGGTATTTATATGGAAAATGGGAAATTCATGCATGCTTCTACAAGTAATGGTGTAACAATTTCGGAGTTAAATAATTCTTACTTTGCTAAGAATTATTGGAAAGCCCAAAGAATAATAAATTAA
- a CDS encoding tellurium resistance protein TerC — translation MNKSNIAGILIFLSFIISIYSYFFQKDLLIVSGSFSWFAFILLFSSLKNKKFLYTLFALSFLTFLLCIVNDYKIDFYKVFTVNQYLITLLIAVGFLRLIATPKKAKIKELPKGEASFLKTYLGVHLFGSVINLSSLILVADKMYKKASLTNTQIVLLTRAFASDAYWSPFFVAFAAAITYAPKLNTLTIVLNGIVLALIGFLITYLEVKKDKKFNLIEFRGYPISFDTIYLPIILASFVLLTHTFFPEIKVIILISLFSFVLTIIVIPVKYSYLKSKIKLKNHILEELPKMKTELSLFLVAGMFGILVGSILLGLNFQVPFKEFDWFVASILLAIFIILGFVGIHPIITIAVIGDFLSGVNHTLLAITFLMAWSTTVSTSPFSGLNLTIVARYNYDAKEILKLNIFYAIKMYLVCTFCLFILSNYILM, via the coding sequence ATGAATAAATCAAATATTGCTGGAATATTAATCTTTCTATCATTTATAATTAGTATATATTCATATTTTTTCCAAAAAGATTTATTAATAGTTTCAGGTTCTTTTTCATGGTTTGCTTTTATTTTATTGTTTTCAAGTTTAAAAAATAAAAAATTTCTTTATACTCTTTTTGCATTAAGTTTTTTAACTTTTTTACTTTGTATTGTAAATGATTACAAAATTGACTTCTATAAGGTTTTTACTGTAAATCAATACCTAATTACCCTTTTAATAGCAGTTGGCTTTCTAAGGCTAATTGCAACGCCTAAAAAAGCAAAAATAAAAGAACTTCCAAAAGGTGAAGCTTCATTTTTAAAAACATATTTAGGCGTTCATCTTTTTGGTTCTGTAATTAATCTATCTTCTCTTATTTTAGTTGCAGATAAAATGTATAAAAAAGCATCTTTGACAAATACTCAAATAGTTTTACTTACAAGAGCATTTGCAAGTGATGCTTATTGGTCACCTTTTTTCGTTGCTTTTGCAGCAGCTATTACTTATGCACCAAAATTAAATACCTTAACTATAGTTTTAAATGGTATTGTTTTGGCTTTAATTGGGTTTTTAATTACATATTTAGAAGTAAAAAAAGATAAAAAATTTAATTTAATTGAATTTAGAGGTTATCCAATTTCTTTTGATACTATTTATCTGCCTATAATCTTAGCTTCTTTTGTTTTACTTACTCATACATTTTTCCCTGAGATAAAAGTCATAATTTTGATATCACTATTTTCATTTGTATTAACAATTATTGTTATACCAGTTAAATATAGTTATTTAAAATCTAAAATAAAATTAAAAAATCATATTTTAGAAGAACTACCAAAAATGAAGACGGAATTATCTTTATTTTTAGTTGCTGGTATGTTTGGTATTTTGGTCGGTTCTATCCTTTTAGGATTAAACTTCCAAGTTCCCTTTAAAGAATTCGATTGGTTCGTAGCCTCAATTTTATTAGCAATTTTTATTATATTAGGATTTGTTGGTATTCATCCAATTATTACAATCGCAGTAATCGGAGACTTTTTAAGTGGAGTAAACCATACATTATTGGCTATTACTTTTTTAATGGCTTGGTCAACTACTGTTTCAACTTCACCATTTTCAGGTTTAAATCTTACAATTGTGGCTAGATATAATTATGATGCAAAAGAAATACTAAAATTAAATATATTTTATGCAATAAAAATGTACTTAGTTTGTACATTTTGTTTATTTATTTTATCAAATTACATTTTGATGTAA
- a CDS encoding NlpC/P60 family protein: MIKKTFLLLPVVLLFTACSNKDVQVNSNEVRPNEITLSYSEYKNLYESKNQKVKNKPIAKYEPIITPEEYKKLVLTEDKEEITDTKISKVDETPIKKQAFTEFYNEWKNVKYKMGGISKTGIDCSAFTQKIYKDKFGIELSRTTRTQVNEGVEVARSELQPGDLVFFKTGKTDRHVGIYVGNNKFLHSSIKGVKYTSLDKPFYKKNYWTSRRIID; encoded by the coding sequence ATGATCAAGAAAACCTTTCTACTTTTACCTGTAGTGTTGCTATTTACAGCATGTAGTAATAAAGATGTTCAAGTGAACTCTAATGAAGTTAGACCAAATGAAATAACTCTTTCATATAGTGAATATAAAAACTTGTATGAATCAAAAAATCAAAAAGTAAAAAACAAGCCTATTGCTAAATATGAGCCTATCATCACTCCAGAAGAGTACAAAAAGCTTGTACTGACAGAAGATAAAGAAGAAATTACTGATACAAAAATAAGTAAAGTAGATGAAACACCTATAAAAAAACAAGCTTTTACAGAGTTTTATAATGAATGGAAAAATGTAAAATATAAAATGGGTGGGATATCAAAAACTGGGATAGATTGTTCAGCATTTACTCAAAAAATTTATAAAGATAAATTTGGTATAGAGTTATCAAGAACTACAAGAACACAGGTTAATGAAGGCGTAGAAGTAGCAAGATCAGAACTTCAGCCAGGTGACTTAGTTTTCTTTAAAACAGGGAAAACAGATAGACATGTTGGTATTTATGTTGGGAATAATAAATTTTTACACTCATCAATAAAAGGTGTTAAATATACAAGCCTTGATAAACCTTTTTATAAAAAGAACTACTGGACATCTAGAAGAATTATTGATTAA
- the trxA gene encoding thioredoxin, whose translation MGKYVELTPANFEEVTKEGVSMVDFWAPWCGPCRMIAPVIEELAADFEGKANICKVNTDEEQDLAVKYGIRSIPTILFMKNGEVVDQMVGASSKQAFTDKINSLL comes from the coding sequence ATGGGAAAATATGTTGAATTAACTCCAGCAAACTTTGAAGAAGTTACAAAAGAAGGCGTATCTATGGTAGATTTCTGGGCTCCATGGTGTGGACCTTGTAGAATGATTGCTCCAGTTATTGAAGAATTAGCTGCAGATTTCGAAGGAAAAGCAAACATTTGTAAAGTAAATACAGATGAAGAGCAAGATTTAGCAGTTAAATATGGAATTAGATCTATTCCTACTATTTTATTTATGAAAAATGGTGAAGTTGTTGATCAAATGGTTGGAGCTTCTTCAAAACAAGCTTTCACTGATAAAATTAACTCTTTATTATAA